A single region of the Enterococcus mundtii genome encodes:
- the dltD gene encoding D-alanyl-lipoteichoic acid biosynthesis protein DltD translates to MKKKLFAIFGPVILAFILIAIFFTSSYRVNVADPEIIHRAASSMSDNVLRGDVIKNTAFAEKKYVPFIGSSELSRISPFHPSVLAQKYQRSYEPFLLGAPGTQSLSQFMMMRSASKDLRNKKVVVIVSPQWFVKDGVKEDYFSTHYSELQTLDWLFSIKKVTASDRYFARRLLSFSIVSKDEDITRILSTVQKGIKPNDKELEGLEDKWNILKREDELFSGIGLTDKQKQIDQATKPLPTSYEKEQLNKLATQIGASKTKNNPFALKDDFYNTRIKHHLAKLKDSQKDWDYRFSKEYSDFQLLLQQLANEHTEALFILPPVNEKWSDYTGLSQEMLQGFAKKIKYQLKKQGFQHIADLTKMASVPYFMEDTIHLGWQGWLTADQYIQPFLEEKQPVSDYRMDDAFYSKDWQLQTPDTIPEK, encoded by the coding sequence TTCACTTCATCTTATCGCGTGAATGTAGCTGACCCAGAAATCATTCATAGAGCAGCCAGTTCGATGTCAGACAACGTCTTACGAGGGGATGTAATCAAAAATACAGCTTTTGCTGAAAAAAAGTATGTGCCTTTTATTGGTTCGAGTGAATTGAGTAGGATCAGTCCCTTTCATCCTTCTGTTTTAGCACAGAAATATCAACGGAGCTACGAACCATTTTTATTAGGTGCCCCTGGGACCCAATCGCTGAGCCAGTTCATGATGATGCGCTCAGCTAGTAAGGATCTCAGAAATAAAAAAGTAGTGGTCATCGTGTCTCCTCAGTGGTTCGTAAAAGACGGGGTGAAGGAAGACTATTTCAGTACCCACTATTCAGAGTTACAGACATTGGATTGGCTGTTTTCAATAAAAAAAGTGACCGCTTCAGATCGCTATTTCGCGCGACGTTTATTAAGTTTTTCAATCGTTTCGAAAGATGAGGACATCACGCGGATTTTAAGTACAGTACAAAAAGGAATCAAACCCAATGATAAAGAATTAGAGGGCTTGGAAGATAAATGGAACATCTTGAAGCGTGAGGATGAATTATTTAGTGGGATTGGTTTGACGGATAAACAAAAACAGATCGATCAAGCGACCAAACCATTACCGACTAGCTATGAAAAAGAACAACTAAATAAGCTCGCTACGCAGATTGGTGCTAGTAAAACTAAGAATAATCCTTTTGCTCTAAAAGATGATTTCTACAATACCCGAATCAAACACCATTTAGCTAAGTTGAAAGACTCACAGAAAGACTGGGATTATCGTTTTTCAAAGGAATATTCTGATTTTCAATTATTATTGCAGCAACTAGCAAATGAACATACTGAAGCATTATTCATTCTTCCACCAGTGAATGAAAAATGGAGTGATTATACCGGTTTGTCTCAAGAAATGTTGCAAGGATTTGCCAAAAAAATCAAGTATCAATTAAAGAAACAAGGATTTCAACACATCGCAGATTTAACCAAAATGGCTAGTGTTCCCTACTTTATGGAAGATACGATCCATCTTGGGTGGCAAGGCTGGTTGACTGCAGATCAGTATATCCAACCTTTCCTAGAAGAGAAGCAACCAGTGTCTGATTATCGGATGGATGATGCTTTCTATAGTAAGGATTGGCAATTGCAGACCCCAGATACAATACCAGAAAAATAA
- a CDS encoding M42 family metallopeptidase, whose translation MNKNEEQLLIDLTTARGVPGNEEEVRKVYKKYAEQFTDDIFYDGLGSIIAKHDSGKGPKVFISGHMDEVGFMVTKITDKGFIEFQTLGGWWGQVMLAQQVEIKTQDGKIIHGVIGSKPPHVLTAEVRNKPYDIKDMFIDIGATSKEEATEWGIRPGDMVTPYIEYRRMNDGKFLLAKAWDNRIGTAVSLRVLENLAKEGHPNVLFAGSDVQEEVGLRGARTSTHLVDPDIAIALDTGTAGDTPGMTPKEADSVLGKGPQILIFDASMIPHKKLLNFVIQVAEEMAIPFQYTVITGGGTDAGQMHVSRNGVPSIAITVPVRYLHSHTSIIHEEDYFNTVKLVTEVVKRLDSEKVAEIRSYE comes from the coding sequence TTGAATAAAAATGAAGAACAATTATTGATTGATTTAACAACTGCGCGTGGCGTACCAGGAAATGAAGAAGAGGTACGAAAAGTCTATAAAAAATATGCAGAGCAGTTCACAGATGATATTTTTTACGATGGTTTAGGTAGTATCATCGCAAAACACGATTCTGGCAAGGGCCCTAAAGTATTTATTTCCGGACATATGGATGAAGTTGGCTTTATGGTTACAAAGATCACAGATAAAGGATTTATTGAATTTCAAACACTTGGTGGTTGGTGGGGCCAAGTCATGTTGGCACAACAAGTAGAAATCAAGACCCAAGATGGAAAAATCATCCATGGCGTGATTGGTTCAAAACCACCACATGTCTTGACTGCTGAAGTTCGTAACAAACCTTATGATATCAAAGATATGTTTATTGACATCGGGGCGACAAGCAAAGAAGAAGCGACGGAATGGGGCATTCGTCCTGGTGATATGGTCACTCCTTATATTGAATATCGTCGAATGAATGATGGAAAATTCTTGTTAGCAAAAGCATGGGACAATCGTATTGGGACAGCTGTTTCTTTACGTGTACTTGAAAATCTAGCAAAAGAAGGACATCCGAATGTCTTATTTGCTGGAAGTGATGTACAAGAAGAAGTTGGTTTAAGAGGTGCGCGCACAAGTACTCATTTGGTTGACCCTGACATTGCAATTGCTTTAGATACAGGTACTGCTGGAGATACACCAGGGATGACACCGAAAGAGGCAGATTCAGTTTTAGGTAAAGGACCACAAATCTTGATTTTCGATGCTTCGATGATCCCACATAAAAAATTATTGAATTTTGTGATCCAAGTGGCAGAAGAAATGGCTATTCCATTCCAATATACTGTCATCACCGGTGGGGGAACAGATGCGGGCCAAATGCATGTGTCACGTAATGGTGTGCCATCTATTGCAATCACTGTACCCGTTCGTTATCTGCATTCACATACATCGATCATCCATGAAGAAGATTACTTCAATACAGTGAAGTTAGTTACTGAAGTAGTCAAACGTTTGGATAGTGAAAAAGTAGCAGAAATCAGGAGTTATGAGTAA
- a CDS encoding DUF975 family protein, producing MKNVSEYRKKARASLEGQWGINAWIIFLSVFIGLIIQQLFVGIFPTDSTQANILNFLLQHVLIFAFTYGVYYISLVVVRGGRAKSNLLFAVFQKEYFVPILLINLLNTVFNWLINGIILLPSFLIGGFNTYINLLFNGNASPQGMMNDFTIDLSFAVFTTLLFFVSLFVMTIVAGLFQFAAWTKFDYPKLTVIQSLKYAWFLLKDRIGTYLLLQLSFIGWYILGFIALFFGLLWVIAYVNVSIAQFYEQARIEKGSPMEYFHFE from the coding sequence ATGAAGAATGTTTCTGAATATCGAAAAAAAGCCCGGGCATCTTTAGAAGGACAGTGGGGGATCAATGCTTGGATCATTTTCCTTTCAGTCTTTATTGGGTTGATCATCCAGCAGCTTTTTGTAGGCATCTTCCCAACAGATAGCACACAGGCAAACATACTCAATTTTTTGCTCCAACACGTATTGATCTTTGCGTTTACTTATGGGGTCTATTATATCTCGTTAGTTGTGGTCAGAGGTGGGCGAGCAAAATCCAATCTGTTGTTTGCTGTTTTTCAAAAAGAATATTTTGTACCGATTCTGCTTATCAATCTTTTAAATACCGTATTTAATTGGTTAATCAACGGTATTATACTTTTGCCTAGTTTTTTGATTGGCGGATTCAATACGTATATCAATCTACTTTTTAATGGAAATGCATCACCACAAGGGATGATGAATGATTTTACAATTGATCTGAGTTTTGCAGTCTTTACAACTTTACTATTCTTCGTGTCGCTATTTGTGATGACGATCGTTGCAGGATTATTCCAATTTGCTGCTTGGACAAAGTTTGACTATCCGAAACTGACAGTTATCCAAAGTTTGAAATATGCCTGGTTTTTATTGAAAGATCGTATTGGGACCTATCTTCTTCTACAACTTTCATTTATTGGGTGGTATATTCTCGGATTTATTGCGCTGTTCTTTGGTTTACTTTGGGTAATTGCTTATGTCAATGTGTCGATTGCACAATTTTACGAACAAGCTCGTATTGAAAAAGGCAGCCCAATGGAATACTTTCACTTCGAATAA
- a CDS encoding MBL fold metallo-hydrolase, whose translation MKLTVLGCLGAYPYKKQGTTSYLLQADQFNLLIDAGSATLVKLEDHLDPLALDAVIISHYHHDHIADLGVLQYEWQLHPNRDQEKLLPIYGHTKDASHFEQLTMPGVSQGVSYDPTQELEVGPFSITFLETIHPVVCYAMRIVERATGKVLVFTGDSGYLESFIPFAKEADLFLADTYLFAGNERHKAHFTSKESGEIAKAAKVKKLVLTHLPQFGDLTQLENEAKEAAGEEIEVALAEVDKVFDI comes from the coding sequence ATGAAATTAACCGTTTTAGGTTGCTTAGGTGCGTATCCTTATAAAAAACAAGGAACGACGAGTTATCTGTTGCAAGCTGATCAATTTAATTTGTTGATTGATGCAGGGAGCGCAACGCTTGTGAAATTGGAAGACCATCTTGATCCGCTTGCTTTAGATGCTGTGATCATCAGCCATTATCATCATGACCATATCGCAGATCTAGGTGTTTTGCAATATGAATGGCAATTGCATCCAAACAGAGATCAGGAAAAGCTATTACCAATCTATGGACATACGAAAGATGCCAGTCATTTTGAACAATTGACGATGCCAGGAGTGTCCCAAGGAGTGTCATATGATCCAACCCAAGAACTTGAAGTCGGACCATTTTCGATCACGTTCTTGGAAACGATTCATCCAGTGGTTTGTTATGCCATGCGTATTGTCGAAAGAGCCACCGGAAAAGTACTTGTTTTTACAGGAGATTCTGGCTATTTAGAGAGTTTTATTCCCTTCGCTAAAGAGGCGGATCTCTTTTTGGCAGACACGTATCTTTTTGCAGGAAATGAGCGACACAAAGCGCATTTCACTTCAAAAGAATCCGGAGAGATCGCAAAAGCGGCAAAAGTCAAAAAACTGGTTTTGACACACTTGCCACAATTCGGTGACCTAACACAATTAGAGAATGAAGCAAAAGAAGCGGCTGGAGAAGAAATCGAAGTTGCTTTAGCTGAAGTCGATAAAGTGTTTGATATATAG
- a CDS encoding lipoate--protein ligase gives MIFVPNENHDPRVNLAIETFLLQEMPLEEPILLFYINEPSIIIGRNQNTIEEINREYVEEHGIHVVRRLSGGGAVYHDFGNLNFSFIMPDDGDSFRDFAKVTKPIIQALHELGISGAELKGRNDLVIDGLKFSGNAMYATNGRMFAHGTIMFDSDIDEVVNALKVKKEKIESKGIKSIRSRVTNIKPFLPEEKQGMTTEEFREDILLKIFGVSSVEDVKTYELTEKDWEKINQISEQYYRNWDWNYGKSPDFNFSRQKRFSIGSIEVHLNVSEGIIEDVKIFGDFFGLGDIKDVEQVLTGIKYDKATLQEAVETIDIKKYFGAIEAQDLLELLY, from the coding sequence ATGATTTTTGTACCAAATGAAAACCATGATCCAAGAGTAAATTTAGCAATCGAGACCTTTTTACTGCAAGAGATGCCATTAGAAGAACCAATCTTGCTTTTTTACATCAATGAACCGTCAATCATTATTGGTCGAAATCAAAACACGATCGAAGAAATCAATCGTGAATATGTTGAAGAACATGGCATCCATGTGGTACGTCGTTTAAGCGGTGGTGGAGCAGTATATCATGATTTTGGTAACTTGAATTTCAGTTTCATCATGCCAGATGATGGGGATTCGTTCCGTGACTTTGCGAAGGTGACTAAACCAATCATCCAAGCGTTACACGAATTAGGTATTTCAGGTGCCGAATTAAAAGGACGTAATGACCTGGTAATCGATGGCTTGAAGTTTTCAGGGAATGCTATGTATGCTACAAATGGTCGAATGTTTGCACATGGAACGATCATGTTCGATTCAGACATTGATGAGGTAGTCAATGCGCTGAAAGTGAAAAAAGAAAAAATCGAATCCAAAGGAATCAAATCGATTCGTTCACGAGTTACAAATATCAAACCATTCTTACCTGAGGAAAAACAAGGGATGACAACCGAAGAATTTCGTGAAGACATTCTTTTGAAAATTTTCGGCGTATCTTCAGTAGAAGACGTAAAGACCTATGAATTGACAGAAAAAGATTGGGAAAAAATCAATCAAATTTCTGAGCAGTATTATCGAAATTGGGATTGGAATTATGGAAAATCACCAGATTTCAACTTTTCACGCCAAAAACGCTTTTCGATTGGGTCGATCGAGGTACATCTGAATGTCTCAGAAGGGATAATCGAGGATGTAAAAATCTTCGGCGATTTCTTTGGTCTAGGAGATATCAAAGATGTTGAACAAGTGTTGACAGGTATAAAGTATGACAAAGCTACTTTACAAGAAGCAGTGGAAACGATCGATATCAAGAAGTATTTTGGTGCAATCGAAGCACAAGATTTATTGGAGTTATTGTACTAA
- a CDS encoding signal peptidase I, with protein MPIYKKITFFSSISLVVLLAIILCVVLLPRVFGLTPHIIDDQAMASSYAEGSLIYVQKRKTDTILVGDVITYYENSGKHIVTRRVVAIEDQHQYFYTKADGKTQIEVEAVRDRNIIGTPIFKIPYIGLLFSRHAFNWMKWVFLGIAVCLSSITAWHTYLELKQRREKETDFFSDM; from the coding sequence GTGCCTATCTATAAAAAAATAACTTTTTTCAGTTCGATTTCGTTAGTGGTTCTTCTAGCAATCATTTTGTGTGTCGTGCTGCTCCCTCGAGTATTTGGGCTGACACCGCATATCATTGATGACCAAGCGATGGCATCGTCTTATGCAGAAGGAAGTCTGATCTATGTACAGAAAAGAAAGACAGATACGATTTTAGTTGGAGATGTGATCACCTACTATGAAAATTCAGGTAAACATATCGTGACAAGAAGGGTCGTTGCTATTGAAGATCAACACCAGTATTTTTACACGAAAGCTGATGGAAAAACGCAAATCGAAGTTGAAGCAGTACGAGATCGTAATATTATTGGCACGCCTATATTCAAGATCCCGTACATAGGGTTATTGTTCTCACGGCATGCGTTCAATTGGATGAAATGGGTATTCCTAGGAATCGCTGTGTGCTTGTCCTCCATTACAGCTTGGCATACTTACCTTGAACTGAAACAACGTCGAGAGAAAGAAACTGATTTTTTTTCTGACATGTAA
- a CDS encoding O-methyltransferase — MRNEMMHRPVVKEELLDFMRTKQKQLTGELGKVEEEAHAAEVPIIPHETVVFLQFLLGQIKPKEVLEIGAAIGFSSSLMAQVIGKEGHVTTIDRFDVMIRKAKATYERLEMTDRVTLLEGQAADILPTLTGPYDFIFMDSAKSKYIEFLPECLRVLKKGGVLMVDDIFQGGTILLSDEEIPRGKRAIHRKLNEFLRVVMEHPDLTSTLLPLGDGVILITKEAETIDL, encoded by the coding sequence ATGCGTAATGAAATGATGCATCGTCCCGTTGTAAAAGAAGAGTTATTGGATTTTATGCGGACAAAACAAAAACAGTTAACTGGAGAATTGGGGAAAGTTGAAGAGGAAGCACATGCGGCGGAAGTGCCGATCATTCCTCATGAGACGGTCGTCTTTTTGCAGTTTTTATTAGGACAGATCAAACCAAAAGAAGTACTTGAAATTGGAGCTGCGATTGGTTTTTCCTCTAGTCTGATGGCACAAGTCATTGGAAAAGAAGGTCATGTGACGACGATCGATCGCTTTGACGTGATGATCAGAAAAGCGAAAGCAACGTATGAGCGTTTAGAGATGACGGATCGAGTGACATTATTAGAAGGCCAAGCGGCTGATATTTTGCCAACATTGACAGGTCCGTATGACTTTATATTTATGGATAGTGCAAAATCAAAATATATCGAATTCTTGCCTGAATGCCTTCGTGTATTGAAAAAAGGCGGCGTCTTGATGGTTGATGATATTTTTCAAGGAGGGACGATTCTTCTGTCAGATGAAGAGATCCCAAGAGGAAAACGAGCGATCCATCGTAAATTGAATGAATTTCTACGCGTGGTTATGGAACATCCGGATTTGACCTCTACGTTGTTACCTTTGGGTGATGGTGTGATTTTGATCACGAAAGAGGCAGAAACAATCGACTTATAA
- a CDS encoding type II CAAX prenyl endopeptidase Rce1 family protein — MILYLSQLSVSLIGEELYIAAIFVLIFLLLSTFMRTKFSIWGASTISLLVFGLSHYAVYDGNLYQCIFVIGLAHAPSLYAWLKTQNLLIPMLAHILYDLILLFIILLFGI, encoded by the coding sequence ATAATCCTATATTTATCACAGCTTAGCGTGAGCCTGATTGGAGAAGAACTTTATATTGCTGCGATTTTTGTTTTGATCTTTCTTTTACTTTCTACATTTATGCGTACTAAATTTTCTATTTGGGGCGCTAGTACGATTTCTCTATTGGTTTTTGGTCTCAGCCATTATGCCGTATACGATGGGAATCTCTATCAATGTATTTTTGTTATTGGTTTGGCTCATGCCCCTTCTCTCTATGCCTGGTTAAAAACACAAAACTTATTGATCCCTATGCTTGCACATATCTTATATGATTTGATTTTACTTTTTATCATTTTACTTTTTGGAATTTGA
- a CDS encoding TetR/AcrR family transcriptional regulator, translated as MDRRSKRTKHAIKQAFLDLTKEKPINKITIAELSQQADIGRGTFYTHYEDIYDLRSKIIEESICTLTDIFDQTYPNKEQYDFRRFVHTLVNHVDENKAVFYFFFNDFMDDELSVQLTQILIKRVMDEEQLDMKDVKNKVEILFSISGTTSVLTEWINGNLNVEKEELIAILDDIITRF; from the coding sequence ATGGATCGTCGAAGCAAAAGAACGAAGCACGCAATCAAACAAGCCTTTTTAGATTTAACGAAAGAAAAACCCATCAATAAAATCACGATTGCGGAGCTTTCACAACAAGCAGATATCGGGAGAGGGACGTTTTATACTCACTATGAGGATATCTATGATTTGCGTTCAAAAATCATTGAAGAATCGATTTGTACACTGACAGATATCTTCGATCAAACTTACCCCAACAAAGAGCAATATGACTTTCGCCGATTCGTCCATACTTTAGTCAATCATGTAGATGAGAACAAAGCTGTTTTTTACTTTTTCTTTAATGATTTCATGGATGATGAACTCTCTGTCCAACTTACACAGATCCTGATAAAAAGAGTCATGGACGAAGAACAATTAGATATGAAAGATGTCAAAAATAAAGTAGAGATTCTTTTTTCTATTTCCGGCACTACTAGTGTCCTGACTGAGTGGATCAATGGAAATCTAAACGTGGAGAAAGAAGAATTGATTGCTATTTTAGATGACATCATCACACGGTTTTAA
- a CDS encoding GNAT family N-acetyltransferase, protein MEKLTIRSIDRKDLNKASEFAAQGMNFSSYTENPIALYLYRQYALTGALMKSTVTLGAYLDGQFVGFLFARFDGETKVPVGWGRRLFVNVAEKLMGLTGYREAIGTYDQANQTMYHEFASTHPEGEVTYFAVDPTLKGKRIGSRLLEEIERRYKNKRIFLYTDSNCNYQFYLKKGFTIFGRQPVDLGGGESITCYLLSTTL, encoded by the coding sequence ATGGAAAAATTAACGATTCGTTCAATTGATAGAAAAGACTTAAACAAAGCAAGTGAATTTGCAGCACAAGGGATGAATTTTTCGAGCTATACAGAAAATCCTATTGCACTTTATCTCTATCGTCAGTATGCACTTACAGGCGCATTGATGAAATCAACCGTCACATTAGGTGCGTATCTAGACGGTCAATTTGTCGGCTTTCTTTTTGCTCGCTTCGATGGGGAAACAAAAGTGCCTGTTGGATGGGGGAGACGCTTGTTTGTCAACGTAGCAGAAAAATTGATGGGATTGACCGGATATCGAGAGGCGATAGGAACTTATGACCAAGCCAATCAAACAATGTATCATGAATTTGCATCCACTCATCCAGAAGGCGAAGTCACTTATTTTGCTGTTGATCCCACATTGAAGGGTAAGCGGATTGGTTCACGCTTGTTAGAAGAAATAGAGAGACGTTATAAAAATAAGCGAATATTTCTCTATACAGACTCTAATTGCAACTACCAATTTTACTTAAAAAAAGGATTTACCATTTTTGGCCGCCAACCAGTCGATCTAGGTGGAGGAGAATCAATAACCTGTTACTTATTAAGCACGACCTTATGA
- a CDS encoding DUF1304 domain-containing protein — translation MTLLSQILVTLVALEFLYIMYIETFATESATTSRVFNMPKEELGRQSVQTLFKNQGIYNGLLGVALVYGAYFSNAPKEITGLLLIYILLVAAYGSFTSDRLIIVKQGGLAAIALITLFF, via the coding sequence ATGACATTATTATCTCAAATTTTAGTTACACTTGTTGCCTTGGAATTTCTTTATATCATGTATATTGAAACTTTTGCGACGGAATCTGCAACAACTAGTCGAGTCTTCAACATGCCAAAGGAAGAATTAGGACGTCAGTCCGTACAGACTTTATTTAAGAATCAGGGGATCTATAATGGGTTACTTGGTGTGGCATTGGTGTACGGCGCTTATTTTTCAAATGCACCAAAAGAAATCACGGGGCTATTATTGATCTATATTTTGCTGGTGGCGGCTTATGGTAGCTTTACTAGTGATCGCTTGATCATCGTCAAACAAGGTGGGTTAGCAGCGATCGCACTCATTACGTTATTCTTTTAG
- a CDS encoding SulP family inorganic anion transporter, producing MLKNYIGLLKKEFSGYNLSVFQKDLLAGITVAAVALPLALAFGVSSGADAAAGLITAVIAGLVIGGLSGGFYQISGPTGAMAAILMSIAAKQGMQGVLLATFLAGVLLLAAGVLRLGTLTSFIPAPVITGFTSGIAIIIALGQIDNLFGVHSEGANVMEKLASYQNLGFEISLPTILMGSLVIIGMLVYPKKWGQKIPSSLLAIILTTALMMIVDWPIATVGEIPQTLISSNRLVLGDFSLSAIQTVIVPAISIALLGMIESLLCGASAGRMANRQLDSNQELVAQGIGNLLLPFFGGIPATAAIARTSVAIKSGAQTRVAGMIHAIVLFLSMLIFAPIMSNIPMPALAGVLIVTAWHMNEWETIKELFAKRYWSALLLFFLTMGCTVIFDLSIAIVIGIISGCVFFIVKSAAITISVEEIDWQRMSLPETKKLDNWAVVYISGPLFFMSAERLKATLTELADKEGIIFSMRGVPSIDLTAQSLFEEFQEKAAMKEQTIIYTSLQPEVEKQLQHLWEKQKTEQHLTVAHALTSLHKQYMLDSEI from the coding sequence TTGTTAAAGAATTATATTGGTTTATTGAAAAAAGAATTTTCTGGTTATAATCTTTCAGTATTTCAAAAAGATTTATTGGCAGGTATTACAGTCGCGGCGGTTGCTTTGCCACTCGCTTTAGCTTTCGGTGTTTCAAGTGGAGCAGACGCAGCTGCTGGTCTGATCACTGCTGTAATTGCTGGTCTAGTCATTGGTGGTTTATCTGGTGGGTTCTATCAGATTTCTGGTCCTACTGGCGCGATGGCAGCAATCTTGATGTCGATTGCCGCAAAACAAGGAATGCAAGGCGTCTTACTGGCTACTTTTTTGGCTGGAGTTCTTTTACTCGCTGCGGGTGTCTTACGATTAGGAACGCTGACTTCATTTATCCCTGCACCTGTCATCACAGGGTTTACCTCTGGTATTGCAATCATTATTGCTTTAGGTCAGATCGATAATTTATTCGGTGTTCATTCAGAAGGGGCCAATGTGATGGAAAAATTGGCTAGTTATCAAAACTTAGGCTTTGAAATTTCCTTGCCAACGATTTTAATGGGAAGTTTGGTCATTATTGGGATGTTGGTCTATCCTAAAAAATGGGGGCAAAAGATCCCAAGCTCATTGTTGGCAATCATCCTCACAACTGCGTTGATGATGATCGTTGATTGGCCAATTGCGACCGTAGGGGAAATTCCCCAAACGTTGATCAGTAGTAACCGTTTGGTACTTGGTGATTTTAGTTTGTCAGCGATCCAAACAGTGATTGTACCAGCAATCAGCATTGCACTGTTAGGTATGATCGAAAGTTTGTTGTGTGGTGCTTCGGCAGGCCGAATGGCGAATCGTCAGTTAGATAGTAATCAGGAGTTGGTCGCACAAGGAATTGGTAATCTACTGTTACCATTTTTTGGTGGGATTCCAGCTACAGCAGCCATTGCTCGAACGAGTGTCGCAATTAAATCCGGTGCTCAAACAAGAGTAGCTGGAATGATCCATGCAATCGTATTGTTTCTATCCATGCTTATTTTTGCACCAATCATGTCGAACATTCCGATGCCAGCATTAGCAGGTGTATTGATCGTCACAGCTTGGCATATGAATGAATGGGAAACGATCAAAGAACTATTCGCTAAAAGATACTGGTCAGCGCTTCTTCTATTTTTCTTGACGATGGGGTGTACAGTGATTTTTGATCTAAGTATTGCAATCGTTATAGGAATTATTAGTGGGTGTGTATTTTTTATTGTTAAGAGTGCAGCCATCACGATCTCAGTGGAGGAAATCGACTGGCAGCGAATGAGCTTACCGGAAACGAAAAAGTTGGATAATTGGGCAGTTGTTTATATCAGTGGTCCTTTATTCTTCATGTCCGCCGAACGATTGAAAGCGACGTTAACAGAATTAGCAGATAAAGAAGGAATCATTTTTTCAATGCGCGGGGTGCCAAGTATTGATTTGACGGCGCAAAGTTTATTTGAAGAATTTCAAGAAAAAGCTGCTATGAAAGAACAAACGATTATTTACACCTCGTTACAACCAGAAGTGGAAAAGCAATTGCAACATCTTTGGGAAAAACAAAAGACAGAACAACATCTTACGGTGGCTCATGCGCTGACCTCTTTACACAAACAATATATGTTAGACAGTGAAATATAG
- a CDS encoding MerR family transcriptional regulator: protein MNIKQVSEEKGISADTLRYYERIGLIPPVNRTNGGIRDYTEEDLRWVDFTLCMRSAGLSIESLTEYIRLYSAGDETILARRDLLMEESEQLAKKIAEMQACQERLQKKIARYNQDLVKGDPILA from the coding sequence ATGAATATCAAACAAGTGAGTGAAGAAAAAGGAATCTCTGCGGATACGTTACGCTACTATGAACGAATCGGTTTGATCCCACCGGTGAACCGAACAAACGGAGGTATCCGAGATTATACGGAAGAAGATTTACGTTGGGTCGATTTCACCTTATGTATGCGTAGTGCAGGTTTATCGATTGAATCTTTGACTGAATATATTCGTTTATATAGCGCGGGTGATGAAACAATTCTTGCTCGTAGGGATCTTCTTATGGAAGAAAGTGAACAATTGGCAAAAAAAATTGCAGAGATGCAAGCTTGTCAGGAACGTCTCCAAAAGAAAATCGCGCGTTATAACCAAGATTTGGTCAAAGGAGATCCAATCTTAGCTTGA
- a CDS encoding uracil-DNA glycosylase, producing MDYPKHLIDEATRRIQGHRVEGFVAGQGPIRPKLMLVGEAPGKTEIENHIPFSGQAGKELMNALKSVGLSRDEVYITSAVRSRPYRIVQRINGRTKKSEIVYPNRTPSKTEVFAHAPILDYELQHIQPSLIATLGNIGLQRLLGNGYTISKNHGKLYTGPVLELNPQHDAYQFSTKQYRVLPLFHPAAIFYNRTLTETILEDWQELGKILVEKK from the coding sequence ATGGATTACCCAAAACATTTGATTGACGAAGCAACTCGGCGTATTCAAGGACACCGTGTGGAAGGATTTGTCGCTGGGCAAGGTCCTATCCGACCCAAATTGATGTTAGTTGGCGAAGCCCCTGGTAAAACAGAAATTGAAAATCACATTCCATTTAGCGGCCAAGCTGGCAAAGAGTTGATGAACGCACTAAAATCAGTCGGTTTATCTCGAGATGAAGTGTATATTACTAGCGCTGTCAGAAGCCGTCCTTATCGAATCGTCCAACGCATTAATGGACGGACAAAAAAATCAGAGATCGTTTATCCGAATCGAACGCCCAGTAAAACGGAAGTTTTTGCTCATGCACCAATCTTAGATTACGAACTGCAACATATACAGCCCTCTTTGATTGCCACGCTAGGCAATATTGGGCTACAACGTTTATTAGGTAACGGCTATACGATTTCAAAAAATCATGGGAAACTGTATACCGGACCAGTCTTAGAGTTGAATCCACAGCATGATGCTTATCAATTTTCCACTAAACAGTATCGTGTTCTTCCCCTCTTCCACCCGGCGGCCATTTTTTATAATCGAACACTGACAGAAACGATTTTAGAAGATTGGCAAGAACTTGGAAAAATACTTGTTGAAAAAAAGTAA